Below is a genomic region from Paenibacillus rhizovicinus.
CGGCGTTATCGTGCCCGAGCTGATCGCGAACAAGAGTCCGCTGCAGAAGGAGCTCGAGCATTTCGTCCGCTGCCTGGAAACGGGCAGCGAATCGTTGATCACCGCCTACGACGGCTTCAAAGCGGTGGAAATCGCGGAAGCGGCGATCGCATCCGCCCGAACCGGCGAAAGCGTGACATTGTCAAGGACAGCGTCCAAGGAGGTGACGCCGTGAAGGTGGCTGTAATCAGTTTCGCCCATATGCATGCTTACAGCTATGCGGAGCATCTGACGGCCTCGCCCGATGCCGAGTTATCCGCCGTGTGGGACGAAGACGAAACCCGCGGCATGGAAGCCGCGTCGCGCTACGGCGTGCCGTATTACAGGGAGCTTGACGAACTGCTGCGGACCGACGCGGCGGCCGTCATCGTCTGTTCGGAGAATGCCAGGCACAAGGAGCATGTGATCGCTGCGGCCGCAGCAGGCAAGCATGTGCTCTGCGAGAAGCCGATCGCGGTCGACCCGGACGACGCGGAAGCGATGATCCGGGCCTGCCGCGACAACGGCGTCATTCTGCAAATCGCATTCCCCGTCCGCTATTCGCCGGTGATCCGGCAAGCGAGGGAGCTGATTCGCAGCGGTCAACTCGGCAGCATCATCGGGGTGAACGCGACGAATCACGGCAAAATGCCCGGCGGCTGGTTCATTGACCCGCAGTTGTCCGGAGGCGGCGCGGCCGTCGACCACATCGTGCACGTGATGGATATTCTGTTCTGGGTGCTGGAGAAGAAGGTGACGCGCGTTCACGCCGAACTGGATACCCGGCTGCATGATATCGAAGTCGAAGACTGCGGCATCGTGCTGCTCGAGATGGAATCTGGCATCATTGCCGCGATCGATCCGAGCTGGTCCAGACCGGCTTCCTATCCGATCTGGGGAGACCTCGTCATCTCGTTCACCGGAACGAAAGGGACGCTGCATCTCGACCTGCACAAGCAAGCGTCCGTCTTCTACAACGACGTCAAGGATAAGACGGAATGGATGCTTTGGACGGATGATCTGGACGAAGGGCTTGTCGGCGATTTTCTCGCTATCGTCCGGGAGGGCAGACCCGCTTCCATCAGCGGAGAGGATGGCCTGGCAACGCTTCGGGTCGTAAGATCGGCCTTGGCCTCGCATCTGTCGGGGCGAGCTATCGAGCTTTGAATATTCCATTCAAGGAGGGCTCAGTATGAAGAGGAACCGTACGGCACTTCTCGTGCTTGTTATTCTGTTCGCGATCGGCGCGGCAGCCTGTTCTTCCGGCGGAGGCAATAACGGAGAGGGATCCAGCGGGGGTTCGAACGGCAAGAAGGTCGATGTGGTCTGGTGGTTTCCGGCGAAGGAACAGGAAGCGGCGATGAAGCAAATCGCGGACAACTTCAACAAGAAGCAGGATAAAATCAACCTCAAGGTACAGTTGAACGCGGGAGCGGATTATTATACGAAGCTGCAAACCACCCTCGCCGCCAAGAACGGACCCGATATCATGTGGATGAACGGTCCGAACTTCCCCAAATTCCAATCCAAGGGATTCCTGCTCAAGTACGATGAATTGATCGAGCGCGACGGCTTCTCCATGGCGGATTTCCCGGATGCGCTGGTGAAATTGTATTCCAAGGACGGCGTTTACGGCATGCCGAAGGACTACGATACGATCGGGCTGTTCTATAACAAGGAGCTGTTCGACAAAGCCGGCGTCCCTTACCCGACCGAGAAATGGACATGGGAAGATCTGCGCAACGCGGCCAAGAAATTGACGATCGGCTCCGGCGACAAGACGACGCAATGGGGCATCGCCGTACCTGCCTCGACGCAGGAAGTCATCTATCCGTTCTTCGTCCAGAACGGCGTCAAGCCGATGAGCGACGATCGGACTTCCCTGCAATACGACAGCCCCGAAGGCATTGAAGCGATCCAATTCCTCTATGATTTGATGTACAAAGACAAATCCTCCCCCGACGGTCAATATATGACCGACAACGACCCGACCCAACTGTTCCAATCCGGCAAGGTCGCGATGATCATGAACGGTTCCTGGATGGCAAAGCCGTACTACGATGTCCTGAAGGATAAGGTGGACGTGCAGTTCATGCCGATCGAGAAGACCAAAGGGAACATCATTCACGGCGTAGCCTGGGTCGCCAACGCCAACACGAAGCATAAGGACGAGACGTGGGAAGTCATTAAATATTTGGGCTCCAAGGAAGTCGCGATGCTGCAGGCGGACAGCGGCACGGTCATTCCCGCTCTGAAAGGCACGCAGGACGCGTGGGTCAAGGCGCTCCCGATGAATTTGAAGATCTTCACGGAGTCCGCCGAATTCGCCACGCCTTATCCGACCGCATTCGATCCGGAATGGGAAACGACGGTCGCGACCCACTTGACCAACATTTGGCTCAATAAAGAGTCTCCGGCAGACGGCATGAAGAAGGTCACCGAGGAAGCGAACGCACTGCTTTCGGCCGCCAAATAAGACCCGGAAAGGGTCCCGGCCGGAAATTCGACCGGGGCCCTTCCGCTTCAATACCGCAATGGAATGCGCGGCGCCGCCCAAGACCAGCGCCGGCATTTCATTTAGCATGGGGAGGGGAACGCGCATGCGGCTAGCGAGTGAAACGAGACTTTCCTTGACCAGGCCTGCCGTCAAGTCCCGGATGCGCTTGAAGGAAATGCTCTGGGGCTATTTCTTTATCGGACCTGTCGTCATCGGGCTGCTGATCTTCACGATCATTCCCATCGTCGCCTCGCTGGTGCTCAGCTTCACGAGCTGGGACGGTTCGAGCGACGTCAAGTTCATCGGCTTTGCCAACTTCGCCGACATGTTCGCCGACAATATCTACCTCAAGTCGCTGCGTGTCACGACGATCTATACGGTCGTAACGGTTCCGTGCACCATTATTTTATCCGTTATTATCGCCGTGCTGCTTAACAGGAAGATGCGAGGGCGGGACGCGTACCGGCTGATCTTCTTTCTTCCCTCCGTCACCATGCCTGTCGCCATAGCGGTCGTCTGGAAATGGATGTATAACGGCAGCAACGGTCTGATCAATTATTTATTGTCGCTCGTCGGCGTCGACGGTCCCAATTGGATTACGGACGAGCGGTTCATTCTGCTGAGCGTCATGATAATCGCTGTCTGGGGCGGAATCGGCTACAACATGATTATTCTGCTGTCCGGCTTGCAGGGAATCCCCGATTCGTATTATGAAGCGGCCGCGATCGACGGCGCCACGGGCTGGAGCCGGTTCATCCACATTACGATGCCGCTGCTGACGCCGGCGATTTTCTTCGTGATGGTGACGAGTCTGATCGGCGCCTTCCAGGTGTTCGACCTCGTCTTCATGCTGACGCCGCCTTCCAACGGGGGGGGAGCCGGAGGCGTGCTCCAGGATGCAACGCGCACGGCGGTTTACTCGATCTACCAGAACGGCTTCACTTGGTTCAAGATCGGTTATGCGTCCGCTCAGGCATGGGTGCTGTTCGTCATTATTTTCCTCATTACGATGGTGCAGATGTATCTGCAGAAAAGGTGGGTTCATTACGAATAAGGGGGGAGCAGGACGTGAATGGCAAACAGGAGACAAGCGTCGCGACGCGTATTTTCATTCATCTAATCTTGATTCTCGGGGCACTGACGATGCTGCTTCCTTTCTGCTGGATGATTACGACCTCGATCAAGACCTATGCGGATTCCGTCCAGATTCCGCCGGTATGGATCCCGACCCATCCGGACTTTTCCTGGTATGGAAAGATATTCGAGCAGGTGCCGTTCGGTAGGTATTATATGAATACGATCATGGTAGCCGTCGGGAGAACCGTTCCGCAGGTGATCTTCTGCTCGATGGCGGCCTACGGTTTCTCCCGTCTGCGGTTTCCGGGGCGAAATGTCATTTTCATCGGCGTTCTCGCCATTCTGATGGTGCCTTCTCAGGTGCTGCTTATTCCGCAGTATTACGAGATGGTCCGTTTCCACTGGGTAGACACGTATCGGGCGCTGATCGTGCCCGGCATCTTCTCCGCTTACGGAACGTTTCTGCTTCGCCAGTTTTTCATGTCGCTGCCGAAGGAATTGGAAGAAGCGGCGATTATCGACGGCTGCAATCCCTGGACGATCTTCTGGCGCATTCTGCTGCCGCTCACCGTACCGGCCCTCTCCGCGCTGACGTTCTTCGCCGTCTTGTGGAGCTGGAACGATTTTATCTGGCCGCTGGTCGTCACGAACGACGATTCGATGAAAGTGCTGTCCGTAGGCATCAACTCCTTGCAGGGGGTCTACGTCTCCAAGCAGCCGCTGCTGATGGCAGGCGCCGCGATGGCGACCGTTCCGCTGCTGATCTTCTTCCTCGTGCTGCAGAAATTCGTCATCAAAGGCATCACGTTCTCGGGAATTAAAGGTTAAGCGACGTGGATGTAGGATGGAAAGCGCGCGAGGCAGCGCGACGCCGGGTTGCAGCATTTTCGACCGTTGCCGGTCAGGTCATTATAAATTTGTGCAGCAAGCAGGAACATCCGGATTTTTGTCAAAAGGTTCTATTCAGAAGGGGCGATACGAATTGGCCAACATTAAAGTGCTGTTCTGGTTCGATGTGGAGGATTACACGACGCCGGAGTCGATGGACGGGTTCCGGGGATTGATCGATCTATGCGATTCGCGGGGAATTCAGGGGATTTTCAAACTGGTCGGCGAGAAGGCCAGAATGATGGTAGAGCTCGGCCGGCAGGACATTATCGAGAAGCTCCGCAATCATGAGGTGGGCTATCATACCGACTATCACAGCGTTCACCCTACCATCAGCGAATACTTGGAGCATATGGGATTCAAGGACGGCGCGGAACGTTTCGACCGTGAGGAATATGCCGGACTGAAGGATGTAGAACGGATCACCGGCATGCCGAACGAGTGCTACGGCCAGCCCGGCGGCGCTTGGGCGCCGCAGGCGTTTCCCGCCATCTTGAAATGGGGCGTTCCCGTCTACCTGGACAATCATGAGCAGGTGACGTTGAACAGCCGTCCTTATTGGTACGGCGGACTGCTCAACTTCATGGAGCTGACGGGATTCATGCGAATGGAGCTCGTCGAAGACGGGCTGGAGACGGCGAAGCAGGAGTTCGATGCGATCTACGAGAAGTTATCCAGTGAGCCCGTCGGATTCGTAAGCATCGTGTACCATCCGAACGAGTTTAACACGCCGCGGTTTTGGGACGACGTGAATTTCGCCAGAGGGAAGAATCCGCCGCGTTCCGAATGGCAGCCGGCCAGCCCGCTCCGGCCGCCGGGGGAAATGGAGAAGTACCTGGCCATGCTGGGAGAGTTCCTCGATTATATCTTGTCCAGGGACAACGTCGAATTCATCACTTCGGCGCAGGCGAGGGAGCTCGAACGGTCCAGCAAGGGCGAGCTATCCGAAGAGCAGGTCCGGAAGCTGGCGGAAGACGTAGACGGCGAGCTGTATTTCAAGGAGATCGACGACTATTCGCTGTCCGCTTCGGATACGCATTCGCTGTTCAGCCGTTATTTGCTGGACCGGCCGCTGGCGCCGGAGCTGATCTACGGCCCGGAAACGGAAGTCGCAAGCGGCGGCAGCCCGGTCGTCACCGTGCGGGCGTTGAAGCAGGCGATCGCCGAGCCGTATCCGGACGTATTCGGTTATAAGCAGCTTCCCGATACGTTCAAGGTCGGAGAAGCGAGCGTCAATCCGGTCGATCTGACGTGCACCTTGGCGAAGGTCATTCGGGACGGGCTGACAGACGAGGATGAAGTGGCCGTCGTCCGCGGCCGCCTTCGGTCGCAGCAGCATGCGAAGGACGACGACTTCTGGGGAAAAGGCTGGATCATCTTCCCGGAGGACTTCCGCGTGCCGAACATCGTGCGGATGTCCAAATTGCAGACGTGGACGCTCAAGCCTGCTTTGTTCTAATCACTATAATCACTATAATCACTATAATCACCTTGATCACCTTCGCCGATCGGATTGCCGGTCCAGGCGAAGGTGTTTGCATGAGGAGCGTGCGTAAGCCTTGACATGGTTGAAGGATTTTCGGTCGTTTTTCAAAATCCGCGGCGCGGCCCCATTAATCGCGGGCATGTTCCTGTACGGGATCGGAAGCGGCATCTTGGCACCGATGAACGCCGTGTACATGCGGGATGGGATCGGTTTGAGCAAGGTGGAGATCGCCTCGATCTTCTCGATCTCGCTGCTGTTCAATTTGGCCGCTACGATCGCGATCGGCTTGATCAGCGACCGCATGGCGAAGAAGAAGAGGCTGACGGTTTATGCGGTGCCGCTGTGCATGGCGGGTTTGCTGCTGTACATGCAGGCAGACGGTTATGCGCTGGCCTTGCTCGGGCTGGTGCTTGCCTCGGCGCCTTCCGGTCTCATCATGGGGCAATTGTTCGCCATGGCTCGCAACCACATGATGCTTCATGCCGCCTCGTTCTTCGAAATGGCGCAAATCTGGCTTCGGGCGACGCTCAGCGTCGGATTCTTCACCGGTCTGCTGGCCGGCGCGAACGTGTATCTCTTCGCGGGGTTCCGGGGCGTTCTCTGGGGGAATTTGCTCGGCTACGCGCTGCTCTTCCTCTGTCTGCTGCTTTACAAAGAGAACGAGGGCAAGGCCGCGAAAAACGTGAGCACGGGCGAACCTTTCTCGCTCGTCATGCTGGCCGCGCTGCTGCTGCTGTGCTGCGCGGATTCGCTGCGCGGACTGTACCTGCCGCTTGTCGTCGTCCAGCTGTTCGAGCGGCCGCAGACGATGTCCTACTTGTGGAGCGTGCAGGCTGTTTTCGAACTGCTGTTCATGACGCTGGCCGGTTATTGGGCGGCCCGGTACGGCAGCAAACGGATTATGATCCTATCGAGCTTCTTCGCGCTCGTCGTCTACGCGACGTATGCGTTCAGTCCGCCGATGGCGGTATTCTTCCTCGTGCAGCCGTTGTATTCGTTCTTTGTTTCCGTGCTGTACGGCGTAGCCATGGGCTATGTGCAGCGCATGTTTCATTCGCGCGTCGGTTTCGGTTCCAGCGTCTACGTGTCTCTGACCCAGACGGCCTCGCTCATCGGCTATCTGCTTCCTTTTCTCGTACCGGGCTACCGGCCGGCGATATTCGCCATTCCCGCGACATTGGTTCTGGCGGCATTGCTTATTATCGGCGCATCGGCGTATTGGACGCGGACGAAGACGAGAGGCCATAAGGTGAATGCAATCGAATACAAGTCCTAGACGCATATCTTCAGAGATTCTTCAATATCATGTAGTGGGTGATGACGATGGAGAAAGCCAAGAACGTTCAAATCCGTCCGCCGCAGACCGAGGAAGATAGGGAATGGTTCCGCAGTTTATGGATAAGCGAGTGGGGCGGCGAAATCATGATCTCGCGGGGCCGCGCATATGGTCCGCAGGACGTGAGCGCTCTCATAGCGTGGGAGGATGGCATGCGAGTGGGAGCAGCTAGCTATCTGCTAGATCGTGACGAATGCGAGTTAACGAGCCTTAATGCGACTGTCATTGGCGCAGGCATCGGAAGCCGGTTGATTGCCGCGGCGGAAGAGGCTGTAAGGCAGGCAGGGGTTCATCGTCTGTGGCTGCTGACGACAAACGATAATATCGATGCGCTACGCTTCTATCAACGACGCGGTTATCGAATAGCGGCCATCTATCCCGATGCCATAGCCGAATCTCGGAAGCTGAAGCCGACGATCCCGCTAGTAGGCTATTATGATATCCCGATTCGGGACGAAATTGTACTGGAGAAACAACTCTAGCCGTTGGCCCAGCTATGCGTGACCGGGGGCAATAATCGTTGTTTCATGAGGGCTGCCATTCCGGCGGTCCTTTATTTGTTTAGCAGGCAAAAAGGCGCGGTTGCAACATTATTGTCAGACTGAAACGTTATAGGGGTACCTGGGGGAAAAAGGGGATGCTGAAATGAAGATTCGGATGATGGTTAGTATCCTTGTATTGGTCGCTGTATTGAGCGGCTGCGCAAGTGGAAGTGACGGGGAAAATAATCGTGAAACAAAGACTGAAGGAATTACTGTAAGAAATACTGCACACAATCATGAAAGTAACGTCACGCTGGAAATGGTTACGCAAGCATTGGAAAACCAAGGTTTGAAATTGCTGCAGCTTACACCGGAGGGCGGCAGTTCATCTTTTGACGTGCTAAATGATGTTCGGGCGACGACATTTGCCATAGATACATACACCATGGACAAATCCGATACGGATGAAGTGGATGGTTCTTTGCATGCGAACGTAGATGTGTACATTTTTGTCTTTGATTCCGTGCAGGCGCGAAATGAGGGTCATCAAGCATTGCAAGACAAAGTAGCTCGCGCTAACTTTGTTATCGTTCCCAGCGTTTACGAGAAAGAAAATATACTCGTCATCTACTTCAAGATTCCAGCTGATAAGGCGGAGTATGATGAAATGATAAAAGGAGCAGTGGGGGCGCTATAGGGTTTTCTCGTCGTGTCCGCTCCTAACAAGCTGTCGCCGTGACAGGATTATAGCGACTAACGTTACGTGAGCGTTATTTTGATGAGTAGGCAAGTGTCACGATATCCGATGCGGGCATAGAATATCGCAATGACATCCTGCATCGGAGGCAACAGCTTATGATAGATGGTTACTGGTATTCACCTGCAGATGGTTGGCAGCAGCGCGGCTTACTTGGAAGCGGTCTCCCGGGCGGTATTTTAGGAAGCATGCTGGGCGGCGGTTTAACTAAAGGAGGTTTGATGGGCAGCATGTTGGGCGGCGGTTTCCCCAAGGGCGGCTTAATGGGCAGCATGCTGGGCGGCGGTTTCCCTAAGGGAGGTTTACTGGGCAGCATGCTGGGCGGCTCCCCCGTAAGCGCCGCTCCCGGAGGCGGCTTCCCCGGAGGCGGCTTCCCCGGAGGCGGCTTCCCCGGAGGCGGCTTCCCCGGAGGCGGTTTCCCTGGAGGCGGCTTCCCCGGAGGCGGCTTCCCCGGAGGCGGCTTCCCCGGAGGCGGCTTCCCCGGAGGCGGCTTCCCCGGAGGCGGCTTCCCCGGAGGCGGCTTCCCCGGAGGCGGTTTTCCCGGAGGCGGCTTCCCCGGAGGCGGCTTCCCCGGAGGCGGTTTCCCCGGAGGCGGTTTCCCCGGAGGCGGCTTCCCCGGAAGTGGCTTCCCCGGAAGTGGCTTCCCCGGAGGCGGCTTCCCCGGAGGCGGCTTCCCCGGAGGCGGTTTCCCCGGAGGCGGTTTCCCCGGAGGCGGCTTTCCCGGTGGCGGCTTTCCCGGAGGAGGCTTCCCCGGAGGAGGCTTTCCCGGTGGCGGTTTCCCCGGCAGTGGATTTCCTCAAAGGAATCCCCGGATAACCGCTTAGATCGAGATCTCTAGAGTGAGGCCCGTCAATTCGACGGGTCTTTGCTGCGTTCACCGATACCGGAGCAAATCTTTTTTGGAATCTTCCCGTGTTCGCGCAACAAATCAGCTATTAGAAGACAATAAATCACAAGGATTTTCTATAGCGCTCGCGATGAGGCAGTTTTTATAATGATAACATGAGCTCGGCCTGCGCTGCTCTACTGTTGATCTCCCCCAGAGCTGCAGTGGCTCTGCGCTGCCCGAGCTCCCAACACGCTCGAGTAACGTTAGATATTGATAGCATAACCATAGTCCACCACGAATAAGGAGGCGAGAGCGATGAGCGAAATGTTCAACGTGCGGCAATACGGAGCAACGGGAGACGGTCGGACGAAAGATACGGAGGCATTGAACAGGGCGATCGCGGCATGCCATGAGCAAGGCGGCGGCACTGTCCGGGTGCCTTCCGGTACGTATGTAACGGGTACGGTCGAGCTGCGCAGCCATATCACGCTGCATCTGGATGCGGGAGCGGTGCTGCTGGGCAGCCCGGACATGGCGGATTACCCGCGCCTTCCACATCGGAGCGAATTCCGGGATCAAGTACTGATCGCCGCGATCGGTGCCGTTAACGTCGCGATCACGGGGCGCGGTACAATCGACGGCAACAGCGACGCGTTCATGCTCGATGGGGAGCCGGATTTGCTGCGCGACTTCAGTGCGGAATATACGAGACAAGGCGACGCCTACCATATCGTGAACGACAATCCGGTGGACGGGCCGGTCAAGCATAAGGAGCGACCGGGCATTCTGGTCTTGTTCCTCCACTGCTCCAACGTGCATGTCTCGGATATCTTGATTCGGAATTCTCCGAACTGGTGCGTGCACGCAGGCCGTTGCGAAGATGTACGCATGACGGGGCTGACCATCAAGAACAGCCTTCTCGTACCGAATGCCGACGGCATCGACGTCAGCCGCAGCCGCAATGTCCGTATCAGCGATTGCCACATCGAAGGGGGAGACGACGGACTCGCGTTCAGCCCTTGCGCGGAGGGCTACGGCGAAAGCCCGAACGAGAATATCGTCGTCGAGAACTGCACGATCACGTCGCGCTCGGTCGGTATCCGAGTAGGCTGGGATGCATATCCGATTCGCAATTTCCTGTTCCACAACATCATTATCCGCGACTCCAATCGCGGAATCGGCTTGTTCATGCGGCAGGGCGCACCGCTCGAAAATATCGTATTCTCCAACATCATCATCGAGACGCGCCTGCATCAAGGGAAGTGGTGGGGCAAAGGCGAGCCGATCCATATTTCCGTCATCCCGCTGCCTGTCCATACCGGTCCGGCGTTTACGGGCAAGCTCGGAAAGATCCGCAACGTCACGTTCAGCGGCATTACGGCTACGGGCGACCAAGGCATCGTCATTGCCGGCCATCCGGACAGCTATATCGAAGGCGTTACGCTGGAGAACGTCAAGCTGACCGTGCGGGAAGGCCCGCTGCAGGAGTCGTTCGGCGGCAACTTCGACTTCCGTCCGGCGATTGACGAGAAGAAGAACGTGTTCGCCCATGACATTCCGGGTTTATATGCCGGCTGCGTAGACGGGCTGACGATTCGCAATTTCGCGATCGACTGGCAGGGCAAGCTGCCGGCTTATATGAAGTACGGCTTGGAAATCGAGCAGTTTAAAGAGTTGACGATCGACGGCTTCGCGGGCAGGCAGCCGCAGCCTTGCGACGTTTCCGAAGGCGCGGCGATCTGCCTGCGCGACGGCGGCAAAGCCAGGGTGCTGCACAGCGTGGCAAAACCAGGCACCGGGATCTTCTTGAAGCTGGAAGGAGAGACGACATGCGGATTGTTCGCGCTCAATGACGTATCGGAAGCGGTAACGCCTGTCGAGCCGCGAACGGACAATCTGCTTCATATGACGGAGTTTGGCGAGTAGGTTCGCCGTCATCATCTTCAAGTCTCCAACAATGCCATGCGCCTAGCAGCAAGCAACAAGCAAGAAGAAAGCCGGTTCCAAAGGCGATTGCGTTCGCCTGCGGAACCGGCTTTCTCTCCATCCATCACGAAAACTTCCTCACACTCGGACACATACGCTTGTCATACTTGCCTACTCGTTACGCGCAGTGCTGTCCTGGATGTTGAGCTTGGGTTTCATGGCAGGTTCGAGGCTGACCGGCCCGCGTTCGATTCGCTGCAGCAGCATATCGACGATCCGGCCGCTGGACCAAGCAATGTCGAAGCTCACATTGGTGAGATTCGGCCGCAGACCGCGGAAGAACTCGGAAGGTCCGAAGCCGATGACGGATAGATCCTGCGGCACTCGGATGCCATGATCGTGAAAATAATTCAACGCCGCGACCGTCGTGATTTCATTGGAAATCATCAGCGCCGTCGGCTTCTCCGTTTGGAATAACCGATGGATGCCGGCATAACTTTCTTCCAGCTGTCCGGGGATGCGAACGATCATTTCTTCCCTAAAGGGAATGTCGTATTCGCTGAGTGCTTTCATGAAGCCTCGAATGCGATCGCCGTTAAAAGAGATGATCTGACCTTTGACGCTGCCGACGATGAAGCGAATATCGGTATGTCCGAGTTCGAGCAAATGATTGGCTGCCGTATAGCCGCCTTCGAAATCATCGGCGGAAGCATAGTAGATATCTGCGGGGTTGTTCGAATATTTCATATTGAATATGTACGGAATGCCGGCTTCTTCCAGCATGGAGGCCAGAGATTCGTTAGCGGAAGGGCTCATAATGATGAAGCCGTCGGCCGCCTGGCTCTTAATGACGTCGAAATACGTTTCGGAATCCGCATCCGCAGAAGTAATAATAAGTATATTGTATCCTTCGTTATGAGCTTTCTCCGTCAACGCTTTGAACTGCGCCTGGAAGCCGGCGTTGTAGATCAGCTCGCTGATATGCTGGGCGCTGACGACAAGCCCGATGATTCGGCTTTTGCCGTATTTGAACATGCGCGCTGCCTTGTTCGGCACGTAGCCGAGGCTTTGGACGGCTTCAAGCACCCGCTGTCTGGTACGCGGCTTGACGAGATTGGAATCGTTCATGACTCTGGATACGGTGGAGGGAGTCACGTTCGCCTGTTTGGCGACATCGTGTATGGTTGGCTTTTTGATATGCGTTCCTCCTTGGGCGATTGTGGCTGCTTATAAACGCGTTAACGATACCATCTATTCGAATTGTAAAGGGCGGCAAGAGAAAATACCAGTCTGCAGGCAAAAATGCGAAGAATGCGGTTGACAGTCAGTCGGAGGTAGGCTATTATTGGCACGAAAAGGCTTACATGCTTAAGGCTTGGGCAGTGAGAGAAGCAGTGTAAGTTTTTTATTTTGACCATTTTGGCAACGTTGCCAAAATAGATTCTAGTCGCTATTCCTGACTATTCCGCAACTATCCAGTATCTCGCCTCTATCCAGTAGCCCGCCTATTGCGGACAATGGTAACCATGTCTTCATCCGCCGCTTAAATGCTTACTTGCAGCCGCATCATGCTGCTGTTCGATTCAAAATGGCAACGATGTCATATATGTTCCTCGCGTTTGCTACCAAAACTATGGAGGTTATCGAAATGATTATTGCACTAGGCTGCGATCATGCCGGATTTCATCTGAAGACGGCGGTTGCCGAACATCTGAAGTCGATCGGCTGCGACGTTGTCGACCATGGCTGCTACAGCGCCGATGCCGTTGATTTTCCCGATATTGCCCGCTTGGTCTGCCATTCGGTTCTGCGCGGGGAAGCGGCACGCGGCATCATGGTTTGCGGAACCGGCGTAGGCGCAAGCATCGCGGCCAACAAGATTCCCGGCATTCGCGCGGCGGTCTGCCACGACTATCACTCGGCGCATCAAAGCGTGGAGCATGACGACGTCAACGTCATGTGCGTCGGCGCGCAGATCGTCGGCGCTTGGCTCGTGAAGGATCTGATATCCTCGTATGTCACGGCGACGTTCAGCACGGAAGAACAATTTCGCAGAAGAGTCGAGAAGCTGGCCGTGTTGGAGCGCGAAGCCGCTTCGATGATAAAGCCCGAGTAGGTAAAACAGGCGCTAGAATGCGCCGCATCATGTTAAGGC
It encodes:
- a CDS encoding GNAT family N-acetyltransferase, encoding MEKAKNVQIRPPQTEEDREWFRSLWISEWGGEIMISRGRAYGPQDVSALIAWEDGMRVGAASYLLDRDECELTSLNATVIGAGIGSRLIAAAEEAVRQAGVHRLWLLTTNDNIDALRFYQRRGYRIAAIYPDAIAESRKLKPTIPLVGYYDIPIRDEIVLEKQL
- a CDS encoding pentapeptide repeat-containing protein encodes the protein MHCRGNRHRESLLRGSLLRESRHRESRLRGNRLRGNRLRGSRLRGSRLRGSHFRGSHFRGSRLRGNRLRGNRLRGSRLRGSRLRENRLRGSRLRGSRLRGSRLRGSRLRGSRLRGSRLRGSRLQGNRLRGSRLRGSRLRGSRLRGSRLRERRLRGSRPACCPVNLP
- a CDS encoding glycoside hydrolase family 28 protein, translated to MSEMFNVRQYGATGDGRTKDTEALNRAIAACHEQGGGTVRVPSGTYVTGTVELRSHITLHLDAGAVLLGSPDMADYPRLPHRSEFRDQVLIAAIGAVNVAITGRGTIDGNSDAFMLDGEPDLLRDFSAEYTRQGDAYHIVNDNPVDGPVKHKERPGILVLFLHCSNVHVSDILIRNSPNWCVHAGRCEDVRMTGLTIKNSLLVPNADGIDVSRSRNVRISDCHIEGGDDGLAFSPCAEGYGESPNENIVVENCTITSRSVGIRVGWDAYPIRNFLFHNIIIRDSNRGIGLFMRQGAPLENIVFSNIIIETRLHQGKWWGKGEPIHISVIPLPVHTGPAFTGKLGKIRNVTFSGITATGDQGIVIAGHPDSYIEGVTLENVKLTVREGPLQESFGGNFDFRPAIDEKKNVFAHDIPGLYAGCVDGLTIRNFAIDWQGKLPAYMKYGLEIEQFKELTIDGFAGRQPQPCDVSEGAAICLRDGGKARVLHSVAKPGTGIFLKLEGETTCGLFALNDVSEAVTPVEPRTDNLLHMTEFGE
- a CDS encoding LacI family DNA-binding transcriptional regulator encodes the protein MAQGGTHIKKPTIHDVAKQANVTPSTVSRVMNDSNLVKPRTRQRVLEAVQSLGYVPNKAARMFKYGKSRIIGLVVSAQHISELIYNAGFQAQFKALTEKAHNEGYNILIITSADADSETYFDVIKSQAADGFIIMSPSANESLASMLEEAGIPYIFNMKYSNNPADIYYASADDFEGGYTAANHLLELGHTDIRFIVGSVKGQIISFNGDRIRGFMKALSEYDIPFREEMIVRIPGQLEESYAGIHRLFQTEKPTALMISNEITTVAALNYFHDHGIRVPQDLSVIGFGPSEFFRGLRPNLTNVSFDIAWSSGRIVDMLLQRIERGPVSLEPAMKPKLNIQDSTARNE
- the rpiB gene encoding ribose 5-phosphate isomerase B; translation: MIIALGCDHAGFHLKTAVAEHLKSIGCDVVDHGCYSADAVDFPDIARLVCHSVLRGEAARGIMVCGTGVGASIAANKIPGIRAAVCHDYHSAHQSVEHDDVNVMCVGAQIVGAWLVKDLISSYVTATFSTEEQFRRRVEKLAVLEREAASMIKPE